One genomic window of Euleptes europaea isolate rEulEur1 chromosome 10, rEulEur1.hap1, whole genome shotgun sequence includes the following:
- the FAM124A gene encoding protein FAM124A, with the protein MRKASEDGAAVRFRPQSALQFAGGEDGKGGGAPPASAPHPPLRPRNPRGRQMRKALTAAGAERLAGGAAPLPPAAHGAPGCSPAMRREDSGAETGGSEYSHVSSSSSEYSCLDVPDPFLVSAHIIADPGESSALQQAIDNLLAWIHPDLQLFRVSERQMTRKPRKSDKAVDCQPALAVILFLQEEENEEPIVQLHKSFQRPPWRYHHTEQVCGNFLPYMPGSQDFFTLAQGTPLWAIRPVHYGKEIIRFTVYCRYENFDDIMKLYELILRRQVCQKRADFCIFLIYSNVDIDIQFSLKRLPRGRIPWPTDSAVLEFRVKDVGHLVPLLPNPCSPISEGRWQTEDPDGNKILLQAWYKKYAKLNKCCWPSPSRNLPDVPLLSFVPRSDRLTAHKASSLSRPAESVMSPHTHQCLGVSRQDLRSCDQKSGSTCTNSDLFQRSKSLVCLPTTSSSPGPASFRCSKLNLSLSTFSSGRRTRTRVNIDDLEGVQETDVDTGMKLTFSDLSVVSAYSIPDGFSNGLEGTTKPPAREHGVSRCKKAVSDGRSISAKNNPFALPSSSLLGSFAGSSSSSTSSSAASSGAHFEIKYLPRGTLASCDDSRTTGGGKANEEEFFI; encoded by the exons ATGCGTAAAGCCTCCGAGGATGGAGCGGCCGTGCGCTTTCGCCCCCAAAGCGCGCTCCAGTTTGCAGGAGGCGAAGACGGCAAGGGAGGCGGCGCCCCTCCGGcaagcgccccccaccccccgctccgCCCCAGGAACCCTCGTGGACGCCAGATGCGGAAGGCACTGACCGCAGCAGGGGCCGAAAGGCTGGCCGGAGGCGCGGCTCCCCTCCCGCCGGCGGCACACGGAGCCCCGGGGTGCAGCCCAGCCATGCGCCGCGAGGACTCCGGGGCCGAGACGGGCGG GTCGGAATACAGCCACGTGTCCTCTTCTAGCAGTGAGTATAGTTGTCTT gaTGTTCct GATCCTTTTCTTGTTAGCGCGCACATAATTGCAGATCCGGGAGAATCCAGTGCTCTCCAGCAAGCTATTGATAATCTATTGGCGTGGATCCACCCAGATCTCCAGCTCTTCCGGGTCTCAGAGAGGCAGATGACAAGGAAGCCTAGGAAATCTGATAAGGCTGTCGATTGTCAGCCGGCCCTCGCGGTAATTCTCTTTCTTCAAGAAGAGGAAAATGAAGAGCCGATAGTCCAGCTCCACAAGTCCTTTCAAAGGCCGCCTTGGCGTTACCACCACACAGAACAAGTATGTGGCAATTTCCTCCCTTACATGCCAGGCAGCCAAGACTTTTTCACCTTGGCTCAAGGGACTCCTTTGTGGGCTATCCGACCAGTGCATTATGGGAAAGAAATCATACGTTTTACTGTCTACTGCAGGTATGAAAACTTTGATGACATTATGAAGCTGTACGAATTAATATTGAGAAGACAGGTTTGTCAGAAAAGGGCAGACTTTTGCATATTTCTAATTTATTCTAACGTGGACATAGACATTCAGTTTTCCTTGAAGAGACTCCCAAGGGGCCGCATCCCATGGCCCACGGATTCGGCTGTGCTGGAGTTCCGAGTGAAAGACGTCGGGCACCTTGTACCACTCTTGCCCAATCCCTGCAGTCCAATCAGTGAAGGCAGATGGCAAACTGAAGATCCTGATGGGAATAAGATCCTTCTCCAG GCCTGGTATAAGAAATATGCTAAGCTGAATAAATGTTGCTGGCCTTCTCCGTCAAGGAACCTTCCCGATGTTCCACTTCTAAGTTTTGTTCCCCGCAGCGACAGACTGACTGCTCACAAAGCAAGCAGTCTTTCAAGGCCGGCTGAGTCTGTTATGTCTCCCCACACCCATCAGTGCCTTGGTGTTTCCCGGCAAGACTTGAGAAGCTGTGACCAAAAATCTGGCAGTACCTGTACCAACTCTGATTTGTTTCAGCGAAGCAAGTCTCTTGTTTGCTTGCCCACAACAAGTTCTTCTCCGGGCCCTGCATCTTTTCGTTGTAGTAAGCTAAACTTATCGTTAAGCACTTTCTCTTCTGGTCGCAGGACAAGAACCAGAGTAAACATTGATGACTTGGAAGGTGTTCAGGAGACAGATGTAGATACCGGGATGAAGCTCACTTTCTCTGACCTATCTGTGGTCTCTGCTTATTCCATTCCCGATGGATTCAGTAATGGTTTGGAAGGAACAACCAAGCCCCCTGCACGAGAACATGGTGTCAGTAGATGTAAGAAGGCTGTCTCTGATGGAAGATCCATTTCAGCCAAGAACAACCCCTTTGCGTTACCTTCCAGCTCCCTTCTTGGCTCTTTTGCTGGCTCTTCTAGCTCTTCTACATCCTCTTCAGCGGCTTCTTCAGGAGCTCACTTTGAGATAAAATATTTACCAAGAGGAACACTCGCTTCTTGTGATGACAGCCGGACAACAGGTGGTGGAAAAGCCAATGAAGAAGAATTCTTtatctga
- the C10H13orf42 gene encoding uncharacterized protein C13orf42 homolog, with product MIRKIHSIFHPSSRRRSLIDRIPVYEGSEVRLIRSTSMYVLGGEDQEFTEPLKKSKSTTSIDSAACIHLKEEERAWMYSKTQDCLQYLQDLLALRKKYIESIKDLKSMDKAREISPISTKSSKTGKKPQTPVPPTPSSKNSAERKTSQFASDVREAIAYFDSVIAELDAERQRKIVVRDYRHADVDFDVVTSSREHSLHSNWILRAPRKQSQDTVHESKKPSQSERKNRERTVSSRKKIERYPIYLPKAVEGAFNTLKFKPKMCPKEPL from the exons ATGATCAGAAAGATACACTCAATATTTCACCCCAGTTCCCGCAGGAGGAGCCTGATCGATAGAATTCCAGTTTATGAGGGCTCTGAAGTCCGGTTGATCCGTAGCACCTCTATGTACGTTCTTGGAGGTGAGGATCAGGAATTTACTGAACCCTTGAAAAAATCCAAAAGCACCACCAGCATAGACTCAGCTGCCTGCATCCATctcaaggaggaagaaagagcaTGGATGTACTCCAAGACCCAAGACTGCTTGCAGTACTTACAAGACTTATTAGCCTTGAGGAAAAAATACATTGAAAGCATCAAAGATTTGAAATCCATGGACAAAGCCCGTGAGATTTCCCCAATATCTACAAAATCTTCCAAGACAGGAAAAAAGCCACAAACCCCAGTTCCGCCCACACCATCTTCCAAG AACTCAGCAGAGAGAAAAACCTCACAGTTCGCTTCGGATGTGAGGGAGGCAATTGCCTATTTTGACTCAGTTATTGCAGAACTGGATGCAGAAAGGCAGCGGAAAATTGTTGTGAGGGATTATCGACATGCGGATGTTGATTTTGATG TTGTCACTAGCTCACGAGAACACAGCTTACATTCCAACTGGATCCTTCGCGCCCCACGGAAACAGTCCCAAGACACCGTCCACGAATCAAAGAAACCAAGCCAATCAGAAAGAAAGAACCGAGAAAGAACGGTCAGCTCCAGAAAGAAAATAGAAAGATATCCAATATATCTGCCTAAAGCTGTGGAGGGAGCATTCAATACTTTGAAATTTAAACCCAAAATGTGCCCAAAGGAACCGCTCTAG